The following proteins are co-located in the Echinicola sp. 20G genome:
- a CDS encoding DUF4221 family protein, whose protein sequence is MMKKLLFAALPFLIFSCAEKSSQEKGGAHNNADRKFSLEVLDTVMVDPGEEIIFTQYGLYRADFNEDFTKLYNYNEHENAIEIIDLDKMELERKIKLEKEGPNGTGGYIQNFDRFGNKFLLSEFHKINAFDSTAQRILSLNIQQEQFSGDSLQGEETLKTSGLMDAEGNNFYSLYERDFGEPVGLAIIDVHQKSLRTIPIPGLDALAKFKVLFQTENSKSASYPSQYIQNHRDSLLITSQAINEVYIYDISADSLSHLTFHSEITADRQTDNPKTLVQSQEEMREVSRERRGEVSFSSFYFDQKNKLFYRFSQEKDKEIAADNLKYKYVLTVFDEHFNQLYETADIPLKSYPSSIFVKDGKIHKFINIEDEMAFVVMEVKEI, encoded by the coding sequence ATGATGAAAAAACTACTTTTTGCCGCTTTACCTTTTTTGATCTTTTCCTGCGCTGAAAAATCCTCTCAAGAAAAGGGTGGTGCTCACAATAACGCTGATAGAAAATTCTCTTTAGAAGTGTTGGACACAGTCATGGTGGACCCGGGCGAGGAAATTATCTTTACGCAATATGGGCTCTACAGGGCTGATTTCAATGAAGATTTTACCAAATTATACAATTACAATGAGCATGAAAATGCAATCGAAATTATTGATTTGGATAAAATGGAACTTGAAAGGAAAATCAAACTGGAAAAAGAAGGTCCCAATGGGACTGGTGGCTATATCCAAAATTTCGACCGATTTGGTAACAAGTTCCTACTTTCTGAATTCCATAAAATCAATGCCTTTGACAGCACTGCACAAAGAATTCTTTCCCTGAATATTCAGCAAGAACAGTTTTCTGGAGATTCATTACAGGGGGAAGAAACCCTTAAAACCAGTGGATTAATGGACGCTGAGGGAAACAACTTCTATTCTCTTTATGAGAGGGATTTTGGTGAGCCTGTTGGATTGGCCATAATCGATGTACATCAAAAATCACTTAGAACCATCCCTATTCCAGGCCTAGATGCATTGGCAAAATTCAAAGTGCTGTTCCAAACGGAAAACAGCAAATCCGCTTCCTATCCCAGTCAATATATCCAAAACCATAGGGATAGCCTATTGATTACCTCTCAAGCCATCAATGAGGTGTATATCTACGACATCTCTGCTGACAGCCTTTCCCACTTGACCTTTCACAGTGAAATCACTGCTGACAGACAAACTGATAATCCCAAAACACTGGTCCAATCCCAGGAGGAAATGAGAGAAGTTTCCAGAGAAAGACGCGGGGAAGTCAGTTTTTCAAGCTTTTATTTTGATCAGAAAAACAAGTTGTTTTATCGCTTCTCCCAAGAAAAAGACAAGGAAATTGCAGCCGACAATCTTAAGTACAAATATGTATTGACCGTATTTGATGAGCACTTTAATCAGCTTTATGAAACAGCAGACATTCCCTTGAAAAGCTACCCTTCAAGCATCTTTGTTAAAGATGGTAAAATCCACAAGTTTATCAACATAGAGGATGAAATGGCCTTTGTAGTCATGGAGGTCAAAGAAATTTAG
- a CDS encoding SusD/RagB family nutrient-binding outer membrane lipoprotein, giving the protein MKKYISIFLTGLFLATTACDGDFEEINTDPNRADGEVFDPNLILPTVSYNYGNMITGYTGAILFQSMWVQVMASTSTGGANYYSNADKYVPSGSTNSYIQNVWSNGYSAASRVNQMQKLSMEKGYTNLNAVGGIMKVLILSFVTDIYGDAPYSEALMAEEGITQPVYDSQDDMYMAMLADLETALTTLSTSGDQIKNDVLYSGDVAKWQKFGYSLMLKMAMRLVEVDPSTAQSYVQKAIAGGVFASPADEAVLVSDQANGYSNSSANALNVVDDIYEVRWSDVLIDYMKASNDPRLSVIAEVPPAGLAANRNGNVVGNNDPAAQIGMPNGYDIKGGATDISNEPNFPGPTGTGDDATPIGAYSRPTAIYRDREAPVFILTYAEVQLLLADAAVRGYSTPMTAAEHYEAGVLGAMTTIGKFGGGTVSTAAAQAYADANPLDISTTDAALEMINMQIWATTGIQVNFVESWNNWKRSGYPELTPINYTGNFSGGQIPRRQPYPASESTTNGTNLQNAISSMGGDTWVNTVWWDAQ; this is encoded by the coding sequence ATGAAAAAATATATAAGCATATTCCTAACAGGATTATTTCTGGCAACCACTGCCTGTGACGGTGATTTCGAAGAAATCAACACTGATCCAAACAGGGCTGATGGGGAAGTTTTTGACCCCAATCTTATTCTGCCAACGGTATCTTATAACTATGGAAATATGATCACTGGTTATACTGGTGCCATTCTTTTCCAAAGTATGTGGGTGCAAGTGATGGCTTCCACTTCCACAGGTGGAGCAAACTATTACTCCAATGCTGACAAGTATGTGCCTTCGGGAAGTACTAACAGCTATATTCAAAATGTTTGGAGCAATGGTTACTCTGCGGCTTCAAGGGTCAACCAAATGCAGAAACTTTCCATGGAGAAAGGTTACACCAACCTGAATGCAGTAGGCGGAATTATGAAGGTGCTGATTCTTTCTTTTGTGACGGACATCTATGGAGACGCTCCTTATTCAGAGGCTTTAATGGCCGAAGAAGGAATTACCCAACCAGTCTATGATTCTCAGGATGACATGTACATGGCGATGTTGGCTGATCTTGAAACAGCATTGACTACGTTAAGTACAAGTGGAGATCAAATCAAGAATGATGTGCTCTATAGCGGAGATGTGGCAAAATGGCAGAAATTTGGTTATTCATTGATGCTAAAAATGGCGATGAGATTGGTGGAGGTTGACCCTTCCACTGCCCAAAGTTATGTACAGAAAGCAATTGCTGGAGGTGTATTTGCTTCTCCAGCTGATGAAGCGGTTTTGGTGTCAGACCAGGCCAATGGTTATTCCAACTCAAGTGCCAATGCCTTGAATGTAGTAGATGATATTTATGAAGTTCGTTGGTCAGATGTTTTGATCGATTACATGAAAGCAAGTAATGATCCTAGATTATCCGTGATTGCGGAAGTGCCACCAGCAGGTCTTGCCGCCAATAGAAATGGTAATGTGGTAGGGAACAATGATCCTGCTGCCCAAATCGGTATGCCAAACGGTTATGATATTAAAGGCGGAGCTACAGATATCTCCAATGAGCCTAATTTCCCCGGTCCAACGGGAACTGGGGATGATGCGACTCCAATTGGTGCCTATTCCAGACCTACTGCAATCTACAGGGATCGAGAAGCCCCGGTGTTTATCCTTACTTATGCGGAGGTTCAGTTGTTATTGGCTGATGCTGCGGTAAGAGGATATAGTACACCAATGACTGCTGCTGAGCATTATGAAGCAGGTGTTTTGGGAGCCATGACCACTATAGGTAAATTTGGTGGAGGTACAGTCTCTACGGCCGCCGCGCAAGCTTATGCAGATGCCAATCCGTTGGATATAAGCACGACTGATGCCGCTTTAGAAATGATCAATATGCAGATTTGGGCGACAACTGGTATTCAGGTGAACTTTGTGGAATCTTGGAACAACTGGAAGCGTTCGGGTTATCCTGAATTGACTCCTATAAACTACACTGGTAACTTCTCTGGTGGTCAGATTCCAAGGAGACAGCCTTATCCAGCTTCTGAGAGCACCACCAATGGTACCAACTTACAAAATGCCATCTCCAGCATGGGAGGTGATACATGGGTCAACACCGTTTGGTGGGATGCCCAGTAG
- a CDS encoding RNA methyltransferase codes for MKKLNMDELNRLSVDEFKASDKIPLVIVLDNIRSLNNVGSAFRTSDAFRIQKIYLCGITGTPPHRDIQKTALGATESVAWEYATSTLDAIGSLKQEGFQICALEQVDKSTLLHEFQPSLDQKYALVFGNEVFGVEEDVILASDHVLEIPQLGTKHSLNISVSMGITIWDFVSKMGALESK; via the coding sequence ATGAAAAAATTAAACATGGACGAGCTTAACCGCTTGTCTGTAGATGAATTTAAAGCCTCAGATAAAATCCCTTTGGTCATCGTACTGGATAATATTCGTAGCCTGAACAATGTAGGTTCGGCCTTCAGGACTTCTGACGCTTTCCGGATCCAGAAAATTTATCTGTGTGGAATTACCGGAACCCCTCCCCATCGAGACATTCAAAAAACGGCTTTGGGTGCAACAGAATCCGTAGCCTGGGAATACGCCACAAGCACCTTGGACGCCATCGGCAGTTTAAAGCAAGAAGGCTTCCAAATATGTGCTTTGGAACAAGTGGACAAAAGTACCTTGCTTCATGAATTCCAACCCTCCCTTGATCAAAAATATGCTTTGGTTTTTGGAAATGAGGTTTTCGGTGTGGAAGAAGATGTGATCTTGGCCAGTGACCATGTTCTTGAAATCCCACAGTTGGGCACTAAGCATTCCTTGAATATCTCTGTAAGCATGGGAATCACGATTTGGGACTTTGTATCCAAAATGGGAGCTTTAGAGAGCAAATAA
- a CDS encoding DUF4221 family protein has protein sequence MKKLFFATLPFLIFSCSEKSNDSSNSLKLTKSADATYSLSVIDTIMVDSGEEIIYMDSNKSRTDFSDDGKWYYNYNRKEHAIEVVDLEKAKLEKKLYLEKEGPNGTGPVEMIDFNDNGQFLIFNEKSAKVYDSNSGNIKLLKLKDFDREEEYSNLSNNFGELNDDGNIYYSLYQKEAGEPLGITKINFNDNTLFKKSIEDLDAIKAYRIRFNKMAVYPSLSFNKIGNKILLSNQTINELFVYDLEMKLSKHFTYQSDITIDQRTKPSKNEADSKEEFDHIRKSRPLDAIFGPMQFDPIRKQYYRLSLAQGKNENNFHKVLTVFDEKFNQLLETDRVEYNGILNNCFVRDGKIYTIENINDEMAFVVLKIQEI, from the coding sequence ATGAAAAAACTATTTTTTGCCACTTTACCTTTTTTGATCTTTTCCTGTTCTGAAAAGTCTAATGATTCATCCAATTCCCTTAAACTTACTAAAAGCGCTGATGCAACCTATTCACTTTCGGTCATAGACACCATCATGGTTGATTCTGGCGAGGAAATTATTTACATGGACTCAAACAAATCAAGAACTGATTTTAGTGATGATGGAAAGTGGTATTATAATTACAACAGAAAAGAGCATGCCATTGAAGTCGTTGATTTGGAGAAAGCCAAGCTGGAAAAAAAATTATACTTGGAGAAAGAAGGACCAAATGGAACTGGACCTGTTGAAATGATTGATTTTAATGACAATGGTCAATTTTTAATTTTTAACGAAAAGTCTGCAAAAGTTTATGATTCTAATTCAGGAAATATTAAGCTCTTAAAACTTAAAGACTTTGACAGGGAAGAAGAGTATTCAAACCTATCCAACAATTTCGGTGAGCTAAATGACGATGGGAATATATACTATTCATTATATCAAAAAGAAGCTGGCGAACCACTCGGTATTACTAAAATCAATTTTAATGATAATACCCTTTTTAAGAAATCCATTGAAGATCTCGATGCCATAAAAGCATACCGTATACGATTTAATAAGATGGCCGTTTATCCAAGTTTAAGCTTTAACAAAATTGGAAATAAAATTCTGCTTTCCAATCAAACTATCAATGAGCTATTTGTCTATGATTTGGAAATGAAATTGAGTAAGCATTTCACTTATCAAAGTGACATCACCATAGATCAACGAACAAAACCAAGTAAAAATGAAGCTGACTCCAAGGAAGAATTTGACCATATCAGAAAATCAAGACCTCTGGATGCTATTTTCGGGCCAATGCAATTCGACCCGATTAGAAAACAGTATTATAGATTGTCCTTAGCACAAGGTAAGAATGAAAACAATTTTCACAAGGTATTGACTGTTTTTGATGAGAAGTTCAATCAACTACTCGAAACCGATCGAGTTGAGTATAACGGGATATTAAATAATTGCTTTGTGCGGGATGGGAAAATCTATACCATTGAAAACATCAATGATGAAATGGCTTTCGTGGTACTGAAAATTCAAGAAATCTAA
- the mutS gene encoding DNA mismatch repair protein MutS, whose product MAKAKAKEAKETPLMKQYNSIKAKHPGALLLFRVGDFYETFGEDAIKASKVLDIVLTKRANGSASHIELAGFPHHSLDSYLPKLVRAGNRVAICDQLEDPKEVKGIVKRGVTELVTPGLSFNDNVLDKRRNNYLASIYFGKQTLGIAFLDLSTGEFMCAEGNSSYIEKLLQSFSPSEIIYSKADKSRAAELLRDDFTTFHCEDWVFQYDYTYEKLTNHFETSNLKGFGIENLEHGIVAAGAVLYYLEETEHKEVKHIASISRIAEEKFVWLDKFTIRNLELVYPQQDGGVPLIHILDQTVTPMGSRMMKKWMVLPLKEKAPIEERLKVVEHFHAETELSEEILSHLKHIGDLERLISKVAVARINPREMNQLKKALKSTLPIKQLLKGQKNPSLKKLGDQINACEFLLEKIEKELKEDAPMLVHQGNIICDGVDAELDEYRKLATSGKDYLVQIQQREIQRTGISSLKIAYNKVFGYYLEVSNAHKDKVPAEWVRKQTLVNAERYITEELKEYEDKILHAEEKLIVLEHKYFNLLVQSAGEYVTQIQENARILATVDCLVSFALVASMNGYCRPKISDTDTLEIKDGRHPVIEKQLPVGEDYVPNDIYLDNNSQQVIIITGPNMAGKSALLRQTALIVLMAQMGSFVPASYARIGIIDKVFTRVGASDNLSKGESTFMVEMTETASILNNLSDRSLVLMDEIGRGTSTYDGISIAWSIVEFLHNHPKFKAKTLFATHYHELNQLAEDFPKVKNFNVSVKEVGDKVIFMRKLKEGGSEHSFGIHVAQMAGMPNPVVLRAAEIMGHLEKDKDMHQQKEKMKDVPKNNFQLSLFEIDPKFKEAQELLDAIDINTISPVEALLKLNEIKKKLE is encoded by the coding sequence ATGGCCAAAGCAAAGGCAAAAGAAGCGAAAGAAACCCCTTTGATGAAGCAATATAACAGTATCAAAGCCAAACATCCTGGTGCATTGTTGCTGTTTAGGGTGGGGGATTTCTATGAGACATTTGGGGAAGATGCCATCAAAGCCAGTAAGGTACTGGATATTGTCCTGACCAAAAGAGCCAATGGTTCCGCCAGCCATATAGAATTGGCAGGTTTTCCACATCATTCGCTGGACAGCTATTTACCCAAACTGGTTCGTGCCGGAAACAGGGTGGCCATCTGTGATCAACTGGAAGATCCCAAAGAGGTCAAAGGAATTGTAAAGCGGGGTGTGACCGAATTGGTGACACCAGGACTTTCCTTCAATGATAATGTGCTGGATAAGCGCCGAAACAATTATTTGGCTTCTATTTATTTTGGGAAACAAACCTTGGGCATTGCTTTTCTGGACTTATCCACAGGCGAGTTCATGTGTGCCGAGGGAAACAGTAGCTATATTGAAAAATTGTTGCAAAGCTTTAGTCCTTCTGAAATTATTTATTCAAAAGCGGATAAGTCCCGGGCAGCCGAACTGCTACGAGATGATTTCACGACCTTCCACTGCGAGGATTGGGTGTTTCAGTATGATTATACTTATGAGAAGCTGACGAATCACTTTGAAACAAGTAACCTCAAAGGTTTTGGAATTGAGAACCTGGAACATGGGATTGTTGCTGCTGGAGCTGTGCTTTATTATCTAGAAGAGACGGAGCACAAGGAAGTGAAGCACATTGCTTCCATTTCCAGAATCGCAGAGGAGAAGTTTGTGTGGCTGGATAAATTCACCATTCGTAACCTTGAATTGGTTTATCCACAACAGGATGGAGGAGTTCCACTTATCCACATTTTGGACCAGACAGTAACACCAATGGGCTCTAGGATGATGAAAAAGTGGATGGTGCTGCCATTGAAAGAAAAAGCACCTATTGAGGAGCGCTTGAAAGTGGTAGAACATTTCCATGCCGAAACGGAATTGTCGGAGGAGATTCTTTCTCATCTTAAGCATATAGGTGACCTTGAAAGGCTGATTTCAAAAGTGGCTGTGGCGAGGATCAATCCCCGTGAAATGAACCAGTTGAAAAAAGCACTAAAGAGTACTTTGCCGATCAAGCAACTTTTAAAAGGCCAGAAAAATCCTTCCCTGAAAAAGTTGGGCGATCAGATCAATGCCTGCGAGTTTTTATTGGAGAAAATAGAAAAAGAACTCAAGGAGGATGCTCCAATGCTGGTACATCAAGGCAATATCATTTGTGATGGTGTGGATGCAGAACTGGATGAATACCGAAAGCTGGCTACCTCAGGGAAAGATTATTTAGTGCAGATTCAGCAAAGGGAAATTCAGCGAACGGGGATCAGTAGTTTGAAGATTGCTTACAATAAAGTCTTCGGGTATTACTTGGAAGTTTCAAATGCGCATAAAGACAAAGTGCCCGCTGAATGGGTCCGAAAGCAGACCTTAGTGAATGCTGAGCGATACATTACCGAAGAGCTAAAGGAATATGAAGATAAGATTCTCCATGCAGAGGAGAAGTTGATTGTGCTGGAGCATAAGTATTTCAACTTATTGGTGCAAAGTGCAGGAGAATACGTCACACAAATTCAAGAGAATGCACGCATATTGGCCACGGTAGACTGTTTGGTTTCATTTGCACTGGTAGCCAGCATGAATGGTTATTGCAGACCGAAAATATCGGATACGGATACTTTGGAGATCAAAGATGGCCGTCATCCCGTTATTGAGAAACAGTTGCCTGTGGGAGAAGATTATGTGCCCAATGACATTTACTTGGACAATAATTCCCAGCAGGTTATTATCATCACAGGGCCCAATATGGCGGGTAAATCAGCCTTGTTGAGGCAGACTGCTTTGATTGTTTTGATGGCGCAGATGGGCAGTTTTGTTCCGGCTTCCTATGCCAGGATAGGTATCATAGACAAGGTCTTTACAAGGGTAGGGGCTTCAGATAATCTTTCGAAAGGAGAATCTACCTTTATGGTGGAAATGACCGAAACGGCCAGCATCCTGAACAACCTTTCAGATAGAAGTTTGGTGTTGATGGATGAGATTGGTCGGGGAACATCTACATATGATGGGATTTCGATAGCTTGGTCCATTGTGGAGTTTTTGCATAACCACCCAAAATTCAAGGCAAAGACCCTATTTGCCACGCATTACCATGAGCTTAACCAATTGGCGGAGGATTTTCCAAAGGTGAAGAACTTCAATGTGTCGGTGAAGGAAGTGGGGGATAAGGTGATATTTATGCGCAAACTAAAAGAAGGAGGTAGTGAGCACAGTTTTGGTATCCATGTGGCCCAAATGGCAGGTATGCCCAATCCAGTAGTGCTAAGAGCTGCGGAAATAATGGGGCATTTGGAAAAGGACAAGGACATGCATCAACAGAAAGAAAAGATGAAGGATGTGCCCAAAAACAATTTCCAATTGAGCCTTTTTGAGATTGATCCTAAATTCAAGGAAGCGCAGGAGTTGTTGGATGCCATAGATATTAACACCATATCTCCAGTGGAAGCCTTGTTGAAGCTGAATGAAATCAAGAAAAAGTT
- a CDS encoding SusC/RagA family TonB-linked outer membrane protein translates to MKKKLHALLLFALVLFSHALWAQTKTITGTVTDASDGSAIPGVNVFVKGTSSGTSTDLDGKYSLSVPEDAIVVYSFIGYTIQEISVAGKSTIDVALVQDSEELGEVVVTALGISKEKEKLGYSVTEVGSETLNKARETNVANSLAGRVAGLVVKGTSSGPGGTAKITLRGLPSISGTGSPLYVINGIPMDNSQRGSAGQWGGSDNGDGIGNLSPDDIETMTVLKGQSASALYGSRASNGVILITTKKGKKGSDWSLNYTMNFMAEQPVDFTDFQDVYGQGTGGIKPTTADDARTTGRLAWGARMDGSQVIGYDGNQYNYSPSGENYIDFYETGTNLTNTVAVSKGFAEGSFRLSLSNLDANSIVPNSGVKRNTINLNVEQNLTDKLNVSAMINYIDQQSDNIPFLSDGPKNPNNFLFLAPNINPAIFSPGYNPETGAEIVFSDDIYVTNPYFIVNQGENDLGRRRTISALSAKYNFTDKIYAMLRLGNDVSNDKFFGVDPYGLAYSADLKGNLSSRGQSERSELNLEAIFGATVDLTEDIELDAVLGANKRNNKFETVGVGGSRFVLPYLYSPFNVETFSRSYDYNEREVNSGYYSLGFAYKDFLTLTTTGRYDVYSTLPLDNNSIFSPSVSMAFIFSQFMNVSALDFGKLRASYAVTSGEPFDAYQSKFYYTSANSYNGVPAGSSPTALPNLSLKPFTTDELEFGLDLSFFKGRLSFDVAYFNKTTHDEIMNANLSVTSGFTSAVVATGSTSNKGLELLVSGSPIVTPTFSWTSSFNFTNVKNEVLSTDDNNNPVNLGQNRATLGNAVTAYVVGESGPQIRAYDYAYDSNGDIMVDASGLPVRGELKNYGSVLPTVYGGWNNEFRFKQVNFSFLIDYNFGNKVLSATEFYSHFRGLHKNTLVGREDGVTTNGVTADAQSYYQALVQNVTSTSVVDGDFIKLRQVTLGYTFPDKWFANTPVLGGMNVSLVGRNLAILMRKADNIDPEASFGSNINYTGIEGTSLPSTRSFGFNLNFKLD, encoded by the coding sequence ATGAAAAAAAAATTACATGCCCTATTGTTGTTTGCGCTAGTGCTGTTCAGTCATGCACTCTGGGCGCAGACCAAAACGATTACGGGTACTGTTACTGATGCGAGTGATGGTTCTGCCATTCCCGGAGTAAACGTATTCGTAAAAGGAACTTCATCAGGAACCTCTACAGACCTTGACGGTAAGTATTCATTGAGTGTACCTGAAGATGCCATTGTAGTATATTCCTTTATTGGTTATACAATCCAAGAAATTTCTGTTGCCGGAAAAAGCACCATTGACGTTGCTTTGGTTCAGGACAGTGAAGAATTGGGAGAAGTGGTGGTAACTGCCTTAGGTATCAGTAAGGAAAAAGAAAAGTTGGGCTACTCCGTCACGGAAGTAGGCAGTGAGACTTTGAACAAAGCCCGTGAAACCAACGTGGCCAATTCCCTAGCGGGTCGCGTGGCCGGTTTGGTGGTAAAAGGCACAAGTAGTGGACCAGGCGGAACCGCTAAAATTACCTTGAGGGGATTACCTAGCATCAGCGGTACAGGCTCTCCACTTTATGTGATTAACGGTATTCCGATGGACAACTCTCAAAGAGGGTCTGCCGGTCAGTGGGGAGGTAGTGATAACGGAGACGGCATCGGTAACCTCAGTCCAGATGATATTGAAACCATGACGGTGCTGAAAGGTCAGTCAGCTTCTGCTCTCTATGGTTCAAGGGCTTCAAATGGGGTGATCTTAATTACAACCAAAAAAGGCAAGAAAGGAAGTGATTGGTCATTGAACTATACCATGAACTTTATGGCTGAGCAGCCAGTAGACTTCACCGATTTCCAAGATGTATATGGTCAAGGTACCGGCGGTATTAAACCAACTACTGCTGATGACGCCAGAACCACAGGTAGACTAGCATGGGGAGCACGAATGGACGGTAGTCAAGTTATCGGCTATGATGGTAATCAATACAATTATTCGCCATCAGGAGAAAACTATATTGATTTCTATGAGACTGGGACTAACCTGACCAATACCGTGGCGGTATCCAAAGGCTTTGCGGAGGGTTCCTTCAGATTATCCTTATCAAATTTAGATGCCAACTCAATTGTTCCAAACAGTGGTGTGAAGAGGAATACCATTAACTTGAATGTAGAGCAGAATTTGACGGATAAGCTGAATGTATCCGCTATGATCAACTATATTGATCAGCAGTCGGATAATATTCCTTTCTTAAGTGATGGACCTAAAAACCCGAACAACTTTTTGTTCTTGGCACCGAATATCAATCCAGCAATTTTTTCACCAGGTTATAATCCTGAAACAGGAGCAGAGATTGTGTTTAGTGACGATATCTATGTGACCAACCCTTATTTTATTGTCAATCAAGGAGAGAATGATTTGGGAAGAAGACGTACCATAAGTGCTTTATCCGCTAAGTATAACTTCACAGATAAGATTTATGCTATGCTGAGATTGGGTAATGATGTTTCCAATGACAAGTTCTTTGGTGTTGATCCATATGGTTTGGCTTACTCGGCTGACTTAAAAGGTAATTTGAGTTCAAGAGGCCAGTCTGAAAGATCAGAATTGAACCTAGAAGCCATTTTTGGAGCAACGGTTGATTTGACTGAGGATATCGAGTTGGATGCAGTTTTAGGAGCTAATAAGCGAAACAATAAATTCGAAACTGTTGGAGTAGGAGGTAGCCGATTTGTACTTCCTTATCTGTATTCTCCTTTCAACGTAGAGACTTTCTCAAGATCATATGATTACAATGAAAGAGAAGTAAACTCGGGATATTACTCCTTAGGTTTTGCATACAAGGATTTCTTGACCTTGACCACTACTGGACGTTACGATGTGTACAGTACCTTGCCATTAGATAATAATAGTATCTTTTCTCCTTCAGTGAGCATGGCCTTCATCTTTAGTCAATTTATGAACGTTAGTGCTCTTGATTTTGGTAAGTTGAGAGCCTCTTATGCGGTGACCAGTGGAGAGCCTTTTGATGCCTATCAAAGTAAATTCTATTACACTTCAGCTAACTCCTATAATGGTGTTCCTGCTGGTTCTTCCCCTACGGCTTTGCCAAACCTTTCCCTTAAACCGTTTACTACTGATGAGTTGGAATTTGGGTTGGACTTGAGTTTCTTTAAAGGAAGATTATCATTTGATGTCGCCTACTTTAATAAAACCACTCATGACGAGATCATGAATGCTAACCTGAGTGTTACCTCTGGTTTTACCAGTGCTGTGGTTGCTACAGGATCTACCAGCAATAAAGGTTTAGAATTGTTGGTTTCAGGTTCTCCGATTGTAACCCCAACTTTCAGCTGGACTTCTTCCTTTAACTTCACCAATGTAAAAAATGAAGTGTTGAGTACGGATGACAACAATAATCCGGTCAACCTAGGACAAAACAGAGCTACCTTGGGTAATGCCGTAACCGCATATGTAGTAGGCGAATCGGGTCCTCAGATAAGAGCCTATGATTATGCTTATGATAGTAATGGGGATATTATGGTGGATGCCAGTGGTCTTCCGGTAAGAGGAGAGCTTAAAAATTATGGTTCTGTATTGCCGACAGTATATGGTGGTTGGAATAACGAATTTAGGTTTAAGCAAGTTAATTTCTCTTTCTTGATCGATTACAACTTTGGCAACAAAGTGTTGTCAGCTACAGAATTCTACTCTCATTTCAGAGGCCTTCATAAAAACACGCTTGTGGGTAGAGAAGATGGAGTTACTACCAATGGCGTAACTGCAGACGCACAAAGCTATTACCAAGCATTGGTCCAGAATGTGACCAGCACGAGTGTGGTTGATGGAGACTTTATCAAGTTGAGACAAGTAACACTAGGTTACACTTTCCCTGACAAATGGTTTGCCAATACACCGGTGTTGGGCGGAATGAATGTTTCATTAGTGGGTAGGAACCTGGCCATCTTGATGCGAAAAGCAGACAATATTGATCCTGAGGCTAGTTTTGGTTCAAACATCAATTATACTGGTATTGAAGGAACCAGTTTGCCGAGTACCAGATCTTTCGGGTTTAACCTTAATTTCAAATTGGACTGA